A window of Psychromonas sp. CNPT3 contains these coding sequences:
- the pcnB gene encoding polynucleotide adenylyltransferase PcnB gives MDQYKIPRDKHSISRANIDDNALKVLYRLHNAGFRALLVGGAVRDLLLGLKPKDFDITTNATPEEIKALFRNCRLIGRRFRLAHILFGREVIEVATFRGPHDQQSAQDKQKVKQSQGGMLLRDNVYGSLEEDAERRDFTVNALYYDIADFALYDFCNGMQDLKDRKLTLIGDPDVRYREDPVRMLRAIRFTAKLDLEISPECAEPIRRLANLLQDIPAARHFDEVIKLLLSGQGLQTYRLLKEYKLLQVLFPILFKDGEDDTAHAMIEKALIDTDKRIGQGKRVTPAYIYAVLLWYPVEQRAHAISCEGGMEYHDAFLLAMNEVLSIQVKSIAIPKRFTATIRDIWMLQLRLPRFGGKRAQRVYQHIKFRAAFDFLSLRAHIENDKELHVLVAWWQEYQQENPLPVHQHGRIRINKASEKKPESTSYAHKKRKYKSKKRSASTETPDA, from the coding sequence TTGGATCAATATAAGATCCCAAGAGATAAACACAGCATCTCTCGGGCGAATATTGATGACAATGCTTTAAAGGTCTTATATCGACTACATAACGCAGGCTTTAGAGCATTGCTCGTTGGTGGTGCGGTGCGAGATCTACTACTCGGTTTAAAACCGAAAGATTTTGATATTACAACCAATGCGACGCCTGAAGAAATTAAGGCTTTGTTTCGTAATTGCCGCTTAATTGGTCGACGCTTTCGTTTAGCACACATATTATTTGGCAGAGAAGTCATTGAAGTCGCAACGTTTCGTGGCCCACATGACCAACAAAGTGCGCAAGATAAACAAAAAGTAAAACAATCACAAGGTGGTATGTTACTGCGCGATAATGTCTATGGCTCTTTAGAAGAAGATGCTGAGCGTCGCGACTTTACCGTCAACGCCCTGTATTACGACATTGCTGATTTTGCTCTTTATGATTTTTGTAATGGCATGCAAGATTTAAAAGATCGTAAACTGACCTTGATAGGCGATCCTGATGTGCGCTACCGCGAAGATCCCGTGCGCATGCTCCGTGCTATTCGTTTTACGGCAAAACTGGACTTAGAAATAAGCCCTGAATGCGCAGAGCCTATTCGCCGTTTAGCAAACCTATTACAAGATATCCCTGCAGCCCGACATTTTGATGAAGTCATCAAATTATTATTGTCAGGCCAAGGCTTACAAACATATCGCTTGCTCAAAGAGTATAAATTACTACAAGTGTTGTTTCCTATCCTCTTCAAAGATGGAGAAGATGACACCGCCCATGCAATGATAGAGAAGGCATTAATCGATACGGACAAACGTATTGGTCAAGGTAAACGTGTTACTCCTGCGTATATTTATGCGGTATTACTTTGGTACCCTGTTGAGCAACGTGCGCATGCCATTAGCTGTGAAGGTGGAATGGAATACCATGATGCATTTTTACTCGCCATGAATGAAGTATTAAGCATTCAAGTAAAAAGTATTGCCATCCCTAAACGCTTTACCGCAACCATTCGCGATATTTGGATGCTACAACTGCGCTTACCTCGATTTGGTGGAAAACGCGCTCAACGCGTTTATCAACATATTAAGTTTAGAGCCGCCTTTGATTTCTTATCACTGCGCGCACACATAGAAAATGATAAAGAATTACACGTTCTCGTCGCGTGGTGGCAAGAGTATCAACAAGAAAATCCACTACCAGTCCATCAACATGGACGCATACGTATTAACAAGGCAAGTGAGAAAAAGCCTGAAAGTACAAGCTACGCACATAAAAAACGTAAATATAAAAGTAAGAAACGTAGCGCAAGCACAGAGACGCCAGATGCTTAG
- a CDS encoding protein-methionine-sulfoxide reductase heme-binding subunit MsrQ, producing the protein MKISPNGIFFLKIFIHLSAFMTLLYLWYLIESDLLGADPVKDLIHFLGKTALNFLLLTLSVTPITKRFKQPLLIQVRRLLGLYSFFWAILHLLTFIWLELDWTFSLFVTEVIKRPYLSLGAITWVILLLLSITSINKIKRLMKRNWLTLHRFVYWGALFAVIHYYWSVKSGVVEASIYIVICFVLLSERKQYFKQFMKGLK; encoded by the coding sequence ATGAAAATATCACCTAATGGGATCTTTTTTCTTAAAATATTTATCCATTTAAGTGCTTTTATGACACTCCTCTATTTATGGTATTTGATCGAGAGTGATTTGTTGGGGGCAGATCCAGTAAAAGATCTTATCCATTTCTTAGGAAAAACAGCGCTTAATTTTTTATTATTAACGCTTTCAGTGACACCGATTACCAAGCGTTTTAAACAACCCTTATTGATTCAGGTGCGCCGTCTATTAGGCTTGTATAGTTTTTTTTGGGCGATATTACATCTGCTAACGTTTATTTGGTTAGAGCTAGATTGGACATTTAGTTTGTTTGTTACTGAAGTTATCAAGCGTCCATATTTAAGTTTGGGGGCGATAACGTGGGTGATATTATTATTGTTAAGCATTACTTCTATTAATAAAATAAAACGATTAATGAAAAGAAATTGGCTGACGCTGCATCGCTTCGTTTATTGGGGGGCTTTATTTGCAGTTATTCATTATTACTGGTCGGTAAAATCAGGTGTTGTAGAAGCAAGTATTTATATTGTCATTTGTTTCGTCTTACTGTCAGAGCGTAAACAATATTTTAAACAATTTATGAAGGGATTAAAATAG
- the mrcB gene encoding penicillin-binding protein 1B: MLKIGNLFSKKNKKKKKVKKLSIKARLLSFIWSLFWKVSLVTIATMLILGIYFDSKIERKFASGTWELPAQVYGRALKLEVGGALSSTLLIEELKLLNYRPVRDVQAPGQFSVNNNSVTFYRRAFDFADRPEGAIAVKVNFKNKKIHSLYVQGRWSNSTRLDALLLTRLYSDDIEDRLFIPFEKIPDLFINTLLLMEDRNYYHHQGISPFAIVRAFITNFKAGRTVQGGSTLTQQLAKNLFLTQKRSLWRKFQEAYIALLMDHKYSKDQLLEAYLNEVYLAQNGKTGIYGIALASHFYFSRPVNELRIEQIALLVAIIKGPSYYDPRRHPERALARRDLVLRLMVENNLIGTQDYRYSVSDALNVSARKALNKSSNPAFISRLYRELAQRVPGIIEQQNGLHIYTSISPLAQKHAEFAVQNGIQRVLTQGQEDLQGAMLVSDRQSAEIRAIVSGKDVKFSGFNRALDAKRPIGSLVKSAVYLTALENGYSLKSRIKDRPIILKNATGQRWAPKNYDRKYRGEVSLEYALVHSLNVPTVNLGMQVGLKRVINTLHKMGVKEKIKAYPSLVLGSLSLSPVQVSQMYQPITMQGRYQRLAMIRSISSADGELLYQRNDPIERHFSASAVRALNSSLHEVTQSGTARSLRWRNPQGYFYGKTGTTNNLKDSWFVGFDANELVTTWVGKDSNKSTKLTGSSGALVLFSYYMKQKNKGK; this comes from the coding sequence ATGTTAAAAATAGGAAATCTTTTTTCTAAAAAGAACAAGAAAAAAAAGAAAGTTAAAAAATTGTCAATCAAAGCGCGCTTACTGTCTTTTATTTGGTCTTTATTTTGGAAAGTGAGTTTAGTTACTATTGCCACTATGCTGATTTTAGGCATCTATTTTGATTCTAAAATTGAGCGAAAGTTTGCATCTGGCACTTGGGAGTTACCTGCACAAGTGTATGGGCGCGCCTTGAAACTAGAAGTGGGAGGGGCACTTTCCTCGACTCTACTGATTGAAGAGTTAAAGCTACTTAATTATAGACCTGTGCGTGATGTTCAAGCGCCGGGGCAATTTTCCGTTAATAATAATAGCGTTACTTTTTATCGTCGCGCCTTTGATTTTGCCGATCGTCCTGAAGGGGCAATCGCGGTAAAAGTTAATTTTAAAAACAAAAAAATCCATTCCCTTTATGTGCAAGGTCGCTGGAGTAATAGTACGCGTTTAGATGCCTTGCTATTAACGCGTCTTTATTCTGATGATATTGAAGATCGCCTGTTTATCCCTTTTGAAAAAATACCTGATCTGTTTATTAATACCTTATTATTAATGGAAGACAGAAATTATTACCACCATCAAGGTATTTCTCCTTTTGCCATTGTGCGCGCTTTTATTACTAACTTTAAAGCGGGCCGAACGGTTCAAGGGGGGAGTACGTTAACCCAGCAGTTAGCGAAGAATTTGTTTTTAACACAAAAACGCAGTTTATGGCGTAAGTTTCAAGAAGCTTATATTGCATTATTAATGGATCATAAATACAGTAAAGATCAATTGTTAGAAGCCTACCTAAACGAAGTGTACTTAGCTCAAAATGGAAAAACGGGGATTTATGGTATTGCTTTAGCGAGTCATTTTTATTTTTCACGGCCTGTTAATGAATTACGTATTGAACAAATAGCGTTGCTGGTGGCTATTATTAAAGGGCCCTCTTATTATGATCCCCGTCGCCATCCTGAGCGTGCATTAGCAAGGCGCGATCTGGTGCTGCGCTTGATGGTTGAGAATAACTTAATAGGCACGCAAGATTATCGTTATAGTGTGAGTGATGCGCTTAATGTAAGTGCGCGTAAAGCTTTAAATAAAAGCTCAAATCCTGCGTTCATTAGCCGTTTATATCGAGAACTGGCACAGCGCGTACCGGGCATTATAGAACAGCAAAATGGTTTGCATATTTATACCTCTATCTCGCCTTTAGCGCAAAAACACGCTGAATTTGCAGTGCAAAATGGTATACAAAGAGTACTGACGCAGGGCCAAGAAGATCTGCAAGGGGCGATGCTAGTTAGCGATCGTCAATCGGCTGAGATCCGTGCCATTGTTTCGGGAAAAGACGTGAAATTTAGTGGTTTTAATCGCGCTTTAGACGCAAAACGGCCGATAGGATCTTTGGTAAAATCTGCCGTTTATTTGACCGCCTTAGAAAACGGTTACAGCTTAAAGAGTCGCATTAAAGATCGCCCCATTATTCTTAAAAATGCAACAGGGCAACGCTGGGCGCCAAAAAATTACGATAGGAAATATCGTGGAGAGGTGTCGTTAGAATATGCCTTAGTGCATTCGCTCAATGTACCGACAGTTAATTTAGGCATGCAAGTTGGTTTAAAGCGTGTTATTAACACCTTACATAAAATGGGCGTCAAAGAAAAAATAAAAGCTTACCCATCATTAGTATTAGGCAGTTTATCTTTGTCTCCTGTGCAAGTGTCTCAAATGTATCAGCCGATAACAATGCAAGGTCGCTATCAAAGACTGGCGATGATCCGCTCTATCAGTTCTGCCGATGGAGAATTATTATACCAACGTAACGATCCTATTGAGCGCCACTTTTCAGCATCTGCGGTGCGCGCGCTAAACAGTAGTTTACATGAGGTCACACAATCAGGTACGGCGCGCAGTTTGCGCTGGCGTAATCCACAAGGTTACTTTTATGGAAAGACCGGTACAACAAACAATTTAAAAGACAGTTGGTTTGTTGGTTTTGATGCAAATGAATTAGTGACAACATGGGTTGGTAAAGACAGCAATAAGAGTACAAAATTAACGGGGAGTAGCGGGGCTTTGGTTCTTTTCTCCTATTATATGAAACAGAAAAATAAAGGTAAATAA
- the hrpB gene encoding ATP-dependent helicase HrpB, giving the protein MSSLPIDSVLSEIKSSLSAAPQVILQAPPGAGKSTFLPFMMLKNKWFTGKIIMLEPRRLATKNIAYYIASLFSEKVGERVGYRMRGESHVSKNTQLEIVTEGVLSKMIQQDAELSGVDLLIFDEFHERNLQGDLALALALDLQAGLRDDLKILIMSATLDNSHLQKKLPNALCVSSQGRGYPITMYHYGFNTSANLMVSLIGLIKRAYKEQKGDILVFVAGIKEIKQCTTQLNVFFENAVEIPLIAPLYGALSLQVQQQAMQIAKNGQRKIVIATNIAETSLTIAGITVVVDSGQERSAIYQAKSGVTKLQTQMISQASATQRAGRAGRVQAGYCYRLWSAEVLLPAQKTLPIQRSDLTSLLLEILYWGVSDAEQLPFIDQPNRSNLAQARTLLTTFGALDASNQLTAYGRAMIDMGTEPRYAHLLLQAKRLHEAHYCEGILELGCLLVAQLESNEPSVDDISEAILQPSYLVKQRQKALFKRLKLRATHTPASLHACGLLLAFAFPDRIALARDNAGCYLLSNGIGAQLSAHSSLINQKMLVVADLGLLGSARNSRIFSACSINLCDLENNISAYFSQKNEIYWQLSNKRLIAEKCTYIGKLLIHKKALRDLSAQQKSDALLCGIKKAGLSALTWSAQNEQLLCRLQYAHAQYAKYGSHNAFVDFSKETLLNTLDEWLGPYLSALSKPDQLARLDLQGALLARLNWATLAQFKTDFPTHMRVVTGSNISIEYRETQNPLLSVRMQELFGQKDSPCIFSGRITLQLALLSPARRALQLTQDLASFWAGAYVDVKKEMRGRYPKHYWPDDPQLAIPTKRTKKNMNGK; this is encoded by the coding sequence TTGTCTTCGTTACCTATTGATTCTGTTTTAAGTGAGATCAAATCAAGTTTGTCCGCTGCACCACAAGTGATTTTACAAGCACCTCCGGGGGCTGGTAAGTCTACTTTTTTGCCGTTTATGATGCTAAAAAATAAGTGGTTTACGGGAAAAATCATTATGCTTGAGCCGAGGCGATTGGCGACAAAAAATATTGCTTATTATATTGCCTCTTTATTTTCTGAAAAAGTCGGTGAGCGTGTCGGTTATCGCATGCGAGGTGAGAGTCATGTGAGTAAAAATACGCAACTTGAAATCGTCACCGAAGGCGTTTTAAGTAAAATGATTCAACAAGATGCAGAATTAAGTGGCGTGGACTTACTTATTTTTGATGAGTTTCATGAGCGCAATTTACAGGGAGATCTGGCGCTTGCCTTGGCATTAGATTTACAAGCGGGGTTACGCGATGACCTTAAAATACTGATCATGTCTGCAACCTTAGATAATAGCCATCTGCAAAAAAAGTTGCCAAATGCACTTTGTGTTAGCTCACAAGGGCGTGGTTATCCGATCACTATGTATCATTACGGATTTAATACCTCGGCGAACTTAATGGTGAGTCTTATTGGCTTGATAAAACGTGCTTATAAAGAACAAAAAGGCGATATATTAGTATTTGTAGCGGGTATAAAAGAGATAAAACAGTGCACAACGCAGTTAAATGTTTTTTTTGAGAATGCAGTAGAGATCCCGCTTATTGCGCCGTTATATGGCGCATTAAGCTTACAAGTTCAGCAACAGGCAATGCAAATAGCGAAAAATGGACAACGTAAAATCGTGATCGCGACCAATATTGCTGAAACCAGTTTAACTATCGCGGGTATTACGGTGGTTGTGGACAGTGGACAGGAGCGTAGCGCTATTTATCAGGCTAAATCGGGTGTGACTAAGCTACAGACGCAGATGATAAGCCAAGCGAGTGCTACGCAGCGTGCTGGACGTGCAGGGCGCGTGCAAGCGGGATATTGTTACCGTTTATGGTCGGCAGAGGTGCTTCTTCCTGCGCAAAAGACACTGCCGATACAGCGTAGTGATTTAACCTCTTTGTTATTAGAAATATTATACTGGGGAGTGAGTGATGCAGAGCAACTTCCTTTTATTGATCAACCTAATCGCAGTAACCTTGCCCAAGCTCGCACTTTACTCACGACTTTTGGCGCATTAGATGCAAGTAACCAATTAACGGCTTATGGTCGCGCCATGATTGATATGGGCACTGAGCCTCGTTATGCACATCTATTGTTACAAGCAAAACGTTTACATGAAGCACATTATTGTGAGGGAATACTGGAACTTGGCTGTTTATTAGTGGCGCAACTTGAAAGTAATGAGCCGAGTGTTGATGATATTAGTGAGGCGATTTTACAACCTTCTTACCTGGTTAAACAACGCCAAAAAGCGCTATTTAAGCGTTTAAAACTGCGCGCAACGCATACGCCTGCCTCGTTACATGCTTGTGGCTTGTTACTTGCCTTTGCTTTTCCCGACAGGATCGCATTAGCACGTGATAACGCAGGGTGTTATTTACTCAGTAATGGTATTGGCGCACAATTATCTGCGCATTCTTCCTTAATTAACCAAAAAATGTTGGTCGTTGCTGATCTTGGTCTACTTGGCTCGGCACGTAATAGCCGCATTTTTAGTGCTTGTAGTATTAACCTTTGCGATCTTGAAAATAATATAAGCGCTTATTTTAGTCAAAAAAATGAAATATATTGGCAATTAAGTAACAAACGCTTAATTGCTGAAAAATGTACTTACATTGGAAAGTTATTAATACATAAGAAAGCATTGAGAGATTTAAGCGCACAGCAAAAAAGTGATGCGTTACTTTGTGGTATAAAAAAAGCGGGGCTGAGCGCTTTAACTTGGTCGGCTCAAAATGAGCAATTGTTGTGTCGATTGCAATATGCGCATGCACAATATGCAAAATATGGCAGTCATAATGCGTTTGTAGATTTTTCTAAAGAGACGCTTCTTAATACCTTAGATGAATGGCTAGGACCCTATTTAAGTGCACTCAGTAAACCGGATCAGTTAGCGCGTCTCGATTTACAAGGTGCATTATTAGCGCGTTTAAATTGGGCAACGTTAGCGCAATTTAAAACGGATTTCCCAACACACATGCGCGTTGTGACGGGTTCAAATATTAGTATTGAATATCGCGAGACGCAAAATCCATTACTCAGTGTACGTATGCAAGAATTATTTGGGCAAAAAGATTCTCCTTGCATCTTTTCAGGGCGGATCACGTTACAATTGGCATTACTTTCACCCGCAAGACGGGCATTACAGTTAACGCAAGATCTGGCCTCTTTTTGGGCGGGTGCTTATGTTGACGTAAAAAAGGAAATGCGAGGGCGTTATCCAAAGCATTATTGGCCGGATGATCCACAGCTTGCAATCCCAACAAAACGCACTAAAAAGAATATGAATGGAAAATAA
- the panD gene encoding aspartate 1-decarboxylase, whose product MKKTMLTGKLHQARITHAELNYEGSCAIDQDLLDQSGILEYEKIEIYNIETGGRFSTYAISGERGSKIISVNGAAARMAAVGDRVIICAYASLSAEEITQHKPSLVYLDADNNIVRTSKAVPMQVA is encoded by the coding sequence ATGAAAAAAACAATGCTAACCGGTAAACTACATCAAGCTCGCATCACTCATGCTGAATTAAATTATGAGGGCTCATGTGCGATTGACCAAGATTTATTAGATCAGTCCGGTATCCTAGAATATGAAAAAATAGAGATCTATAACATTGAAACCGGTGGGCGTTTTTCAACTTACGCAATCTCTGGAGAGCGCGGATCTAAAATAATTTCCGTCAATGGCGCAGCTGCTCGAATGGCAGCCGTTGGTGATCGCGTTATTATCTGTGCTTATGCAAGCTTAAGCGCTGAAGAAATTACCCAGCATAAACCGAGTTTGGTTTATTTAGATGCTGACAATAACATCGTACGCACCAGTAAAGCAGTGCCAATGCAAGTCGCTTAA
- the panC gene encoding pantoate--beta-alanine ligase — protein MKIIHDPMLLRNNIKQFKTTGQEIVFIPTMGNLHDGHIALIKEGQKVASITVVSIFVNPMQFNNQADLKNYPRTLEADYKKLEAAGVDIVFVPSAEVIYPHGLETQTYIEVPVLSDVLEGKLRPGHFRGMSTIVTKLFNLVQPDHACFGEKDFQQLAIIKQMVKDMGMPINIIAVPIIRAENGLALSSRNSKLNAEQMQIAPLLARVMQQLAGDITQQTLNYDDSINKATQALEQGGFKPDAIDIVDAQTLQAVHSETKQAVILMAAYLGNTRLIDNKVVNL, from the coding sequence ATGAAAATTATTCATGATCCCATGCTATTGCGCAATAATATTAAACAATTTAAAACGACTGGCCAAGAAATCGTCTTTATCCCTACCATGGGTAATTTACATGATGGGCATATCGCATTAATTAAAGAAGGCCAAAAGGTAGCATCGATCACCGTTGTCAGTATTTTTGTTAACCCGATGCAATTTAATAATCAAGCAGATTTAAAGAATTATCCAAGAACCCTAGAAGCCGATTATAAAAAATTAGAGGCCGCGGGTGTCGATATTGTTTTTGTTCCCAGTGCAGAGGTTATTTACCCTCATGGACTCGAAACACAGACCTATATTGAAGTCCCCGTACTCTCTGACGTTTTAGAAGGTAAACTTCGGCCGGGGCATTTTCGCGGAATGAGCACCATTGTGACCAAGTTATTTAACCTTGTTCAACCTGATCATGCCTGTTTCGGAGAAAAAGACTTCCAACAACTCGCCATCATTAAACAAATGGTGAAAGATATGGGGATGCCAATCAATATTATTGCCGTACCTATTATTCGCGCAGAAAATGGACTCGCATTAAGCTCTCGTAATAGTAAACTTAATGCAGAGCAAATGCAGATAGCACCATTACTTGCACGCGTAATGCAACAATTAGCAGGCGATATTACGCAGCAAACATTAAACTACGATGATAGCATTAACAAGGCGACACAAGCCTTAGAGCAAGGAGGCTTCAAACCTGATGCGATTGATATCGTAGATGCACAGACGTTACAAGCAGTGCACAGCGAAACTAAACAAGCGGTGATTTTAATGGCTGCCTATTTAGGTAACACGCGCTTAATCGACAATAAAGTAGTCAATTTATAA
- the gluQRS gene encoding tRNA glutamyl-Q(34) synthetase GluQRS, which yields MPASLYVGRFAPSPSGLLHFGSLITAVASYLQAKSQRGLWLLRIEDIDPPREMLGAAIEIQKTLQAYGLHWDNDVIYQSHRSASYEKVLAQLKKQGLTYYCQCTRKEIKKSGQYYLGTCRHQACSEKNNALRINLCTLNPPITSFDDKLQGQIQTACTHDFILKRKDQLYAYNLAVVVDDIAQGITEVVRGADILSTTGMQLALYQLLKVQAPTYLHLPLAVTAPGVKLSKQNHAQAIKKEDARSTLLQALAFLGLPLDEKLAPKTCAEILKWAIKYWSIQNLPQQIEIQI from the coding sequence TTGCCTGCTTCTCTGTATGTCGGCCGCTTCGCCCCTTCACCCTCCGGCCTTTTACACTTTGGATCGCTTATCACCGCTGTCGCGAGTTATTTACAAGCGAAATCTCAACGGGGTCTGTGGTTATTACGTATTGAAGATATTGATCCGCCTCGTGAAATGTTAGGCGCTGCAATAGAAATACAAAAAACATTACAAGCTTATGGGTTACACTGGGATAATGACGTTATTTATCAAAGCCACCGTTCAGCGTCCTACGAAAAAGTCTTAGCACAGCTAAAAAAGCAAGGTTTAACGTATTATTGCCAATGCACACGTAAAGAGATAAAAAAAAGTGGCCAATATTATTTAGGAACGTGCCGCCATCAAGCATGTAGCGAAAAAAATAATGCTCTACGTATTAACCTGTGCACATTAAATCCCCCCATCACAAGTTTTGACGATAAACTACAAGGGCAGATTCAAACCGCCTGCACCCATGATTTTATTCTAAAACGTAAAGATCAATTATACGCTTATAATTTAGCGGTCGTCGTAGATGACATTGCACAAGGCATTACAGAAGTTGTGCGGGGCGCCGATATATTAAGCACCACAGGGATGCAATTGGCACTTTATCAATTACTCAAGGTACAAGCGCCAACCTATTTACATTTACCTTTAGCAGTAACAGCGCCAGGTGTTAAACTGTCTAAACAAAATCATGCTCAAGCTATCAAAAAAGAAGATGCACGTAGCACTTTACTGCAAGCCTTGGCTTTTTTAGGTCTGCCTTTAGATGAGAAATTAGCACCAAAAACATGTGCAGAAATATTAAAATGGGCCATTAAATATTGGTCAATCCAAAATCTGCCACAACAAATTGAAATTCAAATATAA
- the dksA gene encoding RNA polymerase-binding protein DksA, whose protein sequence is MPANKTKKTLGILAIAGVEPYQIQKNEEYMEQPQLDHFYKILDSWRTQLRVEVDRTVDHMKDEAAKFPDPIDRATQEEEFSLELRARDRERRLIKKITKTLKKMTDDDFGYCDSCGVEIGLRRLEARPTADLCIDCKTLAEIKEKQNIG, encoded by the coding sequence ATGCCAGCCAATAAGACTAAAAAAACATTAGGCATTTTAGCCATTGCCGGTGTAGAGCCGTATCAAATTCAAAAAAATGAAGAGTACATGGAACAACCACAACTCGATCATTTTTATAAGATCCTTGACTCATGGCGCACTCAGTTACGTGTTGAAGTAGATCGCACCGTTGATCATATGAAAGACGAAGCGGCTAAGTTCCCCGATCCTATTGATCGCGCCACTCAAGAAGAAGAGTTTAGTTTAGAGCTTCGCGCCCGAGATCGTGAGCGTCGTTTAATTAAGAAAATCACCAAAACTCTCAAGAAAATGACAGATGATGATTTTGGATATTGTGATTCTTGTGGTGTTGAAATTGGTCTTCGTCGTTTAGAAGCAAGACCAACAGCCGACTTATGTATTGACTGTAAAACACTTGCTGAAATAAAAGAAAAACAAAATATTGGTTAA
- the panB gene encoding 3-methyl-2-oxobutanoate hydroxymethyltransferase: MPRISVSHLMKMKSEHQKITCITAYDASFATIFDQAGIQVLLIGDSLGMVLQGHDSTLPVTVDDIKYHTTCVASCAKSALIMADLPFMSYANAEQAYANSAILMRAGAQMVKLEGGEWVANTIQGLVERGVPVCGHLGLTPQSVNVLGGYKVQGRQQAQADKLLSDALLLEKSGIQLLVLECVPVALAERITNALQVPVIGIGAGAQTDGQILVMHDAFGISAGFCPKFSKNFLLETGDIRGAVALYKKQVESSEFPASEHCFY, from the coding sequence ATGCCTAGAATTAGTGTTTCTCATTTAATGAAAATGAAATCAGAGCATCAAAAAATCACCTGCATTACCGCTTATGATGCGAGTTTTGCTACTATTTTTGATCAAGCAGGTATCCAAGTATTACTGATTGGTGACTCTCTGGGCATGGTTTTACAAGGCCATGACTCAACGCTTCCAGTGACAGTTGATGATATTAAATACCATACGACTTGTGTTGCCAGTTGTGCTAAAAGTGCATTGATAATGGCAGACTTACCTTTTATGAGTTACGCCAATGCTGAGCAGGCTTATGCCAATTCAGCTATCTTGATGCGCGCAGGCGCACAAATGGTAAAACTTGAAGGCGGTGAATGGGTTGCCAATACGATACAGGGCTTAGTCGAACGAGGCGTTCCTGTCTGTGGTCATTTAGGATTAACACCACAATCGGTGAATGTCTTAGGCGGTTACAAAGTACAAGGTCGTCAACAAGCACAAGCAGACAAACTGCTTAGCGACGCCCTACTCTTAGAAAAATCTGGCATACAATTATTAGTCTTAGAATGTGTACCGGTTGCACTTGCTGAGCGTATTACTAATGCATTGCAAGTTCCCGTTATCGGTATTGGTGCAGGCGCACAAACCGACGGACAAATTTTAGTCATGCATGATGCCTTTGGTATTTCTGCGGGTTTCTGCCCTAAATTCTCTAAAAACTTCTTACTCGAAACAGGTGATATTCGAGGCGCAGTGGCACTTTATAAAAAACAGGTAGAAAGTAGCGAATTTCCTGCCTCTGAACATTGTTTTTATTAA
- the folK gene encoding 2-amino-4-hydroxy-6-hydroxymethyldihydropteridine diphosphokinase, protein MLSYIAIGSNQNKPIQQAEQAIQALKALPNTQLLKCSSLYCSRPMGPQDQPDYINAVVELDTQLSALHLLDELQKIEQSQGRIRKETRWGPRTLDLDIILYADQSINSDRLTIPHYGMKTRAFVLYPLFEIAPHIKLPDATQLSQLIALCDKKELIKTSDLDHSCSADQLNKK, encoded by the coding sequence ATGCTTAGTTACATTGCTATCGGTAGTAATCAAAATAAGCCGATACAACAAGCTGAGCAGGCGATACAAGCATTAAAAGCATTGCCAAATACGCAGTTGCTTAAATGCTCATCTTTATATTGTAGCCGCCCGATGGGGCCTCAAGATCAGCCCGATTATATTAATGCGGTTGTCGAATTAGACACCCAATTAAGCGCGCTACATTTATTGGATGAATTACAAAAGATAGAGCAAAGCCAAGGACGAATAAGAAAAGAGACACGCTGGGGTCCGCGTACTTTAGATCTCGATATTATCTTATATGCAGATCAAAGTATTAACAGTGACCGTTTAACCATCCCGCATTATGGAATGAAAACGCGCGCCTTTGTTCTTTATCCCTTATTCGAAATTGCGCCACATATAAAATTGCCAGATGCCACGCAGTTGTCGCAATTAATTGCATTATGTGATAAAAAAGAGCTCATCAAAACAAGTGATCTTGATCACTCTTGCAGTGCGGATCAACTCAATAAAAAGTAG